ATACTGGTGCAGCTCGCCTTCACAGCTTCACAGGTGGTTTGCGTGAAAACATGGTACCTGAATCAGCAACAGCAGTCGTTTCAGGTGACTTGGCTGACTTGCAAGCTAAACTAGATGCCTTTGTTGCAGAACACAAACTCAGAGGAGAACTCCAAGAAGAAAACGGCCAGTACAAGGTGACTGTGATTGGTAAATCAGCTCATGGTGCTATGCCTGCATCAGGTGTCAATGGTGCGACCTACCTTGCCCTTTTCCTCAGTCAGTTTGACTTTGCAGGACCTGCAAAAGACTACCTCGACATCGCTGGTAAGATTCTCTTGAACGACCATAAGGGTACAAATCTCAAGGTTGCTCATGTAGATGAAAAGATGGGTGCCCTTTCTATGAATGCCGGTGTCTTCCGCTTCGATGAAACAAGTGCTGACAATACGATTGCCCTCAACTTCCGTTATCCAAAAGGAACAAGCCCAGAGCAAATCAAGTCAATCCTTGAAAACTTGCCAGTTGCTTCTGTTAGCCTTTCTGAACACGGTCACACCCCTCACTATGTACCGATGGAAGATCCACTTGTGCAAACCTTGTTGAATGTTTATGAAAAACAAACTTGTCTTAAAGGTCACGAGCAAGTCATCGGTGGTGGTACCTTTGGTCGTTTACTGGAACGTGGGGTTGCCTACGGTGCGATGTTCCCAGACTCAATCGATACCATGCACCAAGCCAACGAATTTATCGCCTTGGACGATCTCTTCCGAGCAGCAGCAATCTATGCTGAAGCTATTTATGAACTGATCAAATAAAATGATAGAAGTCTGAGATTGTATGCTTGGACTTCTTTTTGGAGGGAAAACAGATGTCTCAAATTGAAAGAATCAAGCAAGCCATTATGGCGGATCCGCAAAATACCAGCTATACAGAACGCGGAATCGAACCTCTCTTTGCGGCGCCAAAAACTGCCCGTATCAATATTGTCGGTCAGGCTCCTGGGCTTAAAACGCAAGAAGCTGGGATTTATTGGAAGGATAAGAGTGGCGATCGCTTGCGTGAGTGGCTAGGTGTGGATGAGGACACCTTTTACAATTCAGGTTATTTTGCAGTTCTGCCCATGGATTTCTACTTTCCGGGGCATGGCAAGTCAGGCGACCTTCCACCTCGTACAGGTTTTGCAGAAAAATGGCATCCGCAACTCTTGCAAGAGTTGCCCGATATCCAATTAACTCTCTTGATTGGACAATATGCCCAAGCCTATTATTTACATGAAAAAGTTAGTGGCAAGGTGACAGAACGGGTAAAACACTACAAAGACTATCTACCAGAATTTTTCCCTCTGGTGCACCCCTCACCACGAAATCAAATCTGGATGGCCAAAAATCCTTGGTTTGAGTCAGAAGTAGTGCCCGATTTGAAAAAAAGAATTCAAAAGATTCTTGGAGAAACAAAATGAAAGAAATTACTTTTAACGATTTTTACCAGCTTTATCAAAATGAGCAACTTTCTCTAGTGGACGTGAGAGAAGTAGAAGAGTTCCAGACGCTTCATTTAGAAGGTGCTCAGAATCTTCCGCTTAGTCAATTGGCTGATACTTATGAACAACTAGACAAAGACCAGCTTTACTACGTGATTTGTAAATCAGGAATGCGTTCAGCGCGTGCTTGTCAATTTCTAGCTGAACAGGGTTATGACGTTATCAATGTCCAAGGTGGAATGACGGCCTTTGAAAATCTTTAAACCTCTATAGCGATAGATCCTAATCTTCCCTTGCTCGGTTCCAACTGAGTGAGGGATTTTGTTTTTAGATAATTCTTATTTTTAAAAATATTGAAAACATTCAATGATTAATTTTGGATACTTTTTTCAGAGTCTTAATCATGGTATACTAGGTCAGTATTTTAGAAATATGAAGGAGATTTTTATGGCTAAAAAAGGTGCCCTGACAGGCTTGCTCCTGTTTGGAATATTTTTTGGTGCGGGGAACTTGATTTTTCCGCCTTCTCTAGGTGCTCTATCTGGAGAACACTTTCTTCCTGCCATCGCAGGTTTTGTATTTTCGGGTGTTGGGATTGCTGTCCTAACGCTCATCATCGGAACGCTCAATCCTAAAGGATACATTTATGAGATTTCTAAGAAAATCTCACCTTGGTTTGCGACTCTTTATCTTGCAGTCCTCTATCTATCGATTGGCCCATTCTTTGCCATTCCACGTACAGCAACAACAGCTTATGAGGTCGGTATCAGCCCTCTCTTGTCTGAAGCAAATAAAGGCCTAGGATTGATTATCTTTACCGTGCTTTACTTTGCCGCAGCCTATCTGATTTCACTCAATCCATCAAAGATTTTGGATCGTATCGGACGAATCTTGACACCAGTCTTTGCTTTGCTTATCGTTATCTTAGTTGTACTAGGTGCCTTTAAATATGGTGGAACCAGTCCCCAAGTAGCTTCAGAAGCCTATCAAGCATCTGCTTTCGGAACAGGATTCCTAGAGGGATATAACACCTTGGATGCCCTTGCCTCAGTAGCTTTTAGTGTGATTGCTGTTCAAACCTTAAAACAACTTGGATTCTCCAGTAAGAAAGAATACATCTCAACTATTTGGGTTGTTGGTATCGTTGTAGCTCTTGCTTTTAGCGCTCTTTACATCGGTTTAGGATTCCTTGGAAATCATTTTCCAGTACCGGCAGAAGCCATGAAGGGTGGAACTCCAGGTGTTTATATCTTGTCACAAGCAACTCAGGAAATCTTTGGTTCAACGGCTCAACTCTTCCTTGCTGTCATGGTAACTGTAACCTGCTTCACAACGACAGTTGGTTTGATTGTGTCGACAGCAGAGTTCTTTAACGGTCGCTTCCCACAAATCAGCTACAAGGTCTATGCAACTGCCTTTACCTTGATTGGATTTGCTATTGCAAATCTTGGGCTTGATGCGATTATCAAGTACTCCATTCCAGTACTGGTAATCTTGTATCCAATCACTATTGCCATTGTGATGATTGTGATTGTTAATAAGTTTGTACCCCTATCAAAACCGGGTATGCAACTAACAATGGGAGTTGTCACAGGAATCGCTGTTGCAAGTGTTCTTGGAAGCTCCTTTAAGATTGAGTTTCTAGAAAATCTGGTTAATGCCCTTCCGTTTGCGTCAGCCTCTCTTCCATGGCTAGTGCCAGCTATTATCGGAATCTTGCTTTCGCTGGTTCTACCAAACAAACAAGAGAGTGATGTTTTTGAGATGGAATAAAAAAATTCTTGGTCAACGACCAAGAATTTTTTGTATAAGCACGACTCGTTAGTTGGTTTGTTCAGTATAACCAGCCTCTTTAAGCATTTTTCTAGTTTTTAGGAAACTTACACGGCTTCCAGAGCCAGAAACTTCATTTGGCATTGCTTTTTTCATCTCTTCGAGATTCACAACAGTCATGTCAACCTCCATGCTATGGATGACTTTTCCATCTTTGAATTCGATATTTTGTGTAATACCTTTAAGTCCTTCCTCCTTTTTATAAGTTTTCACGATAAGTTCTTTAATCTCTTCTGCTGACTTGTCAAGTATTTCAGGATCAAAAACATTATAGACTTCTTGTTTTACAACATCATCCCCCTTAACAGTGTATGTCAAGGTAGAAGTTCTTCCGGGATTGCTATTGTGAACAAAAATGTAGTTTTTTGTCTCATCTTTCTTCTCAGATGATTGTTGGCTGCTTTGTTTGGTCTCGCTTGACTGAGTTGTTTTGTCTTCTTTGCTACTGCTGCTAGCAGGTGTTGATGCTTGTTTGGAACATCCGAGTAGGAGGACAAGTGAAGCCACAAGGGTTAGTGAAGTTTTAACATAAGTTTTCATAGAATTTTCTTTCATAATCAAAGTATTTTGTATTATAACATGATTCTACTACAAAATCAACTAGACCTCCCCTCCCATCTGACCTGACATGACGATGAACAGAAACTAGTCTGACGATTAAAGTTTTATCTCTATCTATTTCAAAGAACTTTTATCCTATGGATTGAAAAGTGGGAAGTTTTAAATGCACTTTTTATGGAATTGCGATGAATCTATTGGACACATCGGTTAGGGATGTAATAAAACACCCCAAGAGTTAGAGTTGTGTCTAACTTTTGGGGTGGACCTACACTAGTCTATATGAAATTTTAGGAGATTAGTTCGTCTTTTCTGTGAATCCCATTTTTTCCAGTGCTTTTTTAGAGTTTGAGAAACTGACACGATTACCGATACCAGAATATTCTTCAGGAAGTGCTTTTCTAAGTTCGCTAATGCTTGCAACTGAGAAGTCAACTTCTAGATCTTGAACAACTTTTCCATCTTTGATTTCAATCGTTTGTTTAACACCTTTGAGTCCATTATAACCTTTGTACTTTTCTTCGATAAAACTCTTGACATCTTCTGGAGTTGCACCAAGGATTTCAGGATCAGCAATGTTATTAGCTGATTGCTTGATAACATTGTCGCCTTCTACAGTATAAATCAAGGTAGAAGTGATTCCAGAATTGCTTTTGTTAATAAAGGTATGTGTTTTAGCTGATTCTTTCTTTTC
This window of the Streptococcus sp. D7B5 genome carries:
- the brnQ gene encoding branched-chain amino acid transport system II carrier protein gives rise to the protein MAKKGALTGLLLFGIFFGAGNLIFPPSLGALSGEHFLPAIAGFVFSGVGIAVLTLIIGTLNPKGYIYEISKKISPWFATLYLAVLYLSIGPFFAIPRTATTAYEVGISPLLSEANKGLGLIIFTVLYFAAAYLISLNPSKILDRIGRILTPVFALLIVILVVLGAFKYGGTSPQVASEAYQASAFGTGFLEGYNTLDALASVAFSVIAVQTLKQLGFSSKKEYISTIWVVGIVVALAFSALYIGLGFLGNHFPVPAEAMKGGTPGVYILSQATQEIFGSTAQLFLAVMVTVTCFTTTVGLIVSTAEFFNGRFPQISYKVYATAFTLIGFAIANLGLDAIIKYSIPVLVILYPITIAIVMIVIVNKFVPLSKPGMQLTMGVVTGIAVASVLGSSFKIEFLENLVNALPFASASLPWLVPAIIGILLSLVLPNKQESDVFEME
- the pepV gene encoding dipeptidase PepV — translated: MTVIDFTAEVEKRKEDLLADLFSLLEINSERDDSKADAEHPFGPGPVKALEKFLEIADRDGYPTKNVDNYAGHFEFGEGEEVLGIFAHMDVVPAGSGWDTDPYTPTIKDGRLYARGASDDKGPTTACYYGLKIIKELGLPTSKKVRFIVGTDEESGWADMDYYFEHVGLAKPDFGFSPDAEFPIINGEKGNITEYLHFAGENTGAARLHSFTGGLRENMVPESATAVVSGDLADLQAKLDAFVAEHKLRGELQEENGQYKVTVIGKSAHGAMPASGVNGATYLALFLSQFDFAGPAKDYLDIAGKILLNDHKGTNLKVAHVDEKMGALSMNAGVFRFDETSADNTIALNFRYPKGTSPEQIKSILENLPVASVSLSEHGHTPHYVPMEDPLVQTLLNVYEKQTCLKGHEQVIGGGTFGRLLERGVAYGAMFPDSIDTMHQANEFIALDDLFRAAAIYAEAIYELIK
- a CDS encoding uracil-DNA glycosylase family protein, encoding MSQIERIKQAIMADPQNTSYTERGIEPLFAAPKTARINIVGQAPGLKTQEAGIYWKDKSGDRLREWLGVDEDTFYNSGYFAVLPMDFYFPGHGKSGDLPPRTGFAEKWHPQLLQELPDIQLTLLIGQYAQAYYLHEKVSGKVTERVKHYKDYLPEFFPLVHPSPRNQIWMAKNPWFESEVVPDLKKRIQKILGETK
- a CDS encoding rhodanese-like domain-containing protein; translation: MKEITFNDFYQLYQNEQLSLVDVREVEEFQTLHLEGAQNLPLSQLADTYEQLDKDQLYYVICKSGMRSARACQFLAEQGYDVINVQGGMTAFENL
- a CDS encoding DUF1307 domain-containing protein → MKSYFKVSLALVASLVLLLGCSKQASTPTNSSSKEDTTTQSSESKQSSQQSSEKKESAKTHTFINKSNSGITSTLIYTVEGDNVIKQSANNIADPEILGATPEDVKSFIEEKYKGYNGLKGVKQTIEIKDGKVVQDLEVDFSVASISELRKALPEEYSGIGNRVSFSNSKKALEKMGFTEKTN
- a CDS encoding DUF1307 domain-containing protein, with amino-acid sequence MKTYVKTSLTLVASLVLLLGCSKQASTPASSSSKEDKTTQSSETKQSSQQSSEKKDETKNYIFVHNSNPGRTSTLTYTVKGDDVVKQEVYNVFDPEILDKSAEEIKELIVKTYKKEEGLKGITQNIEFKDGKVIHSMEVDMTVVNLEEMKKAMPNEVSGSGSRVSFLKTRKMLKEAGYTEQTN